The Juglans microcarpa x Juglans regia isolate MS1-56 chromosome 8D, Jm3101_v1.0, whole genome shotgun sequence genomic sequence TTCTCCCCCTCCAATTTGGCAACCTTATTCTCCCTTTCTTTGATAGCCTCCACAGCTCTAGCTGCCATTTTCTCAGCCAGAATCTTCTCCCtcctcttcttttcctccttcTCGTGTTCACTTTCGGAGTCAGAAGTTGAACCCGAACCCGAATCTGAATCTGAATCTGAATCAGAGCTCCTGTGACTTGTTGAAGATGAACCTCTCTTTAAATCATCAGAGACAGAAATTCTGGAGGCTACAATGGTTTCATGCTTCCCCCTTATGGTGCTTCTCAACCTATCTTGAGCATTATCCAGCCCCCCCATCTTCACACCAGATAACCCATCAATTTTCCCCGAGACCGACATCATTTCCAAAGGTTGATTCTTGCCCAGTGACCGTGACGAATTCTCTGACGAAATTCCCTTAAGGTAATGCCcaccattttcttcttttttctcattatttgGCTTTCCCACAAACTTCCCAGCTGTTCCGTTTCTAACACTTTCTTGCCTTTCCAAATACTTACCATCACTTTGCAAATCAACACTGGAAGTCCTCCCAGGTGAATCTGAAGAGCTACACTCTTCCCCATCACCTGCCTTCACATTTAACTTACTTTCTTCTCCCAACCTCCGTCCTGGCTTCAAACTATTGCTACCACCCTTCTGATTCCTCTTCACATCCGATGGCAACAAATTTGAACCCGCACTCCCCTGTCCCttaccatccttcttcttcaacccACGAATTGCACTTCCCCCATTACTGCGATTGGCCGCAGAATTTGTGCTCTGATTAGCCGTACCAAGGAGTTCGGTCCAGTCAGTATCGGTAAGCGTAGACTTAGGTTTGGGAGAGATTTTTGGAGCATTAGAAATATCTTTGTCCCTACTATTAAATGTGCTTAAATTTGGGTCACTACCCAATTTTCCTTGATATTCATTCTCCTctgatgttttcttcttcaattgatCCTTAAGAGGCGGCAAAACCCCGCCGGTTTTTGTGGGCGTATCGAAATTCAGTTCGTCCGCAGGAGGCCGTTCGTTCTTGCGAAGCGAGTCCGCAGCTTGCTGGTCGATCTGAATCGACCCAAACACAAATAATACCAATATAATTACTAGacacaaatttttgaaaaattaaaaaaagccTTAAAGatagaataatatatttattcatccacaaacatatatacatatatatatatatatatatatgaacaatatCATAGTGCTGCATCTGATCTCTGAGAATATCGACACTTAGAAGCCAAAAACAACAATAAAGTCCTCGTTTAGGATCAGAAAAATGCACTAACACCATTATGCATTGGACAAAAAATGTTAGACACTATCAATTAAactgcttttatttttctctgtcTTCTCAAGAATCAAAcacagaaaacaaagaaaaaataagaaacgtTTCGAAACGAAGAGAGAAGAAGGCAAAAGAATTGCCTGTTGGAGTATGCTCTCAGCGGCTTTGAGTTTGGACGAGATCCAATTCGCCATGGCAGTTTTGCTTCAACTGGATTTCGAGttttctcagagagagagagagagagagagagagatttgagagAGTGTGAGTCACGCAGAACGGCGCATTTTAGCGAAGCATTCCGTTGAATGGGAATTGAACTAATTGAATTATCGAAGGTCAGGAGGATGCGAAGTGAATGCTAGAATGACGGGGAGCTACCAGGATATGTCAAAATGAAAGCGCGCTGGTGGCCGTCGATTTGGGTCACACACGCTGGTTGATGCTGGGTCCCTCTAACTGTGACGGTGAGGTTAAGAAAGAGATCCGCACGTGTGACACAACCCGACATCGACCAGGCAACGAAGGCCTCGCACATGTATATCCaaaatgcaaataattaaaaaacaaatcttgATCGAGAGACgttgtaaaaatttaaagatta encodes the following:
- the LOC121242745 gene encoding golgin candidate 2 translates to MANWISSKLKAAESILQQIDQQAADSLRKNERPPADELNFDTPTKTGGVLPPLKDQLKKKTSEENEYQGKLGSDPNLSTFNSRDKDISNAPKISPKPKSTLTDTDWTELLGTANQSTNSAANRSNGGSAIRGLKKKDGKGQGSAGSNLLPSDVKRNQKGGSNSLKPGRRLGEESKLNVKAGDGEECSSSDSPGRTSSVDLQSDGKYLERQESVRNGTAGKFVGKPNNEKKEENGGHYLKGISSENSSRSLGKNQPLEMMSVSGKIDGLSGVKMGGLDNAQDRLRSTIRGKHETIVASRISVSDDLKRGSSSTSHRSSDSDSDSDSGSGSTSDSESEHEKEEKKRREKILAEKMAARAVEAIKERENKVAKLEGEKQSLEKILEERAKQQAQEASELQTTMMETLEAVDFEKQKHNNTRREAFARLAKLETANADLARSLATVQWNLEAQVNQVAELRRQIQLKEAAHEELRRRISNSRQTGTSQKQLAASKGMEFEREILEAEYSFMVDKVVQLQDKARMLEANIEITRKEMEDPTEVEIELERRLGQLTDHLIKKQAQVEALSSEKATLLFRIEAVSRLLDENKSSTSSRDLESGMWALSESKLGPMFHDRIRSGRKHLGSLLQQLDAIFLAGEVFLRRNSRAKVWSLVYLVFLHFWVIYILMSHSQESNGPRSGAIISLENINSTAGI